Within the Magnetospirillum sp. ME-1 genome, the region GTCCGGGTCGCCACCGAGGAAGAGGTGCTCGAGTATTCCGGCGCCTTCATGCAGATCTACCGGGAAGAGGCCCGCTACCTGGAGCGCACCGCGCCGTGGGTCGAGCGGGTCGGCATGGACTATATCAAGAGGCGGGTGGTGGACGACGCCGAAGGCCGCCGTGCCGCCTTCGCCCGCTTCGTCTTCTCGCAGAAATACGCGCAAGTGGATCCCTGGGCCGAACGGGCCTCGGGCGCCGTGGACGCGCACGAATTCGAAACCCTGGCCGAGGTGGGCTGAAGCCATGCAGGACTGGATCAAGATCGGACGTGTGGAAGACATCCCCCGCCTGGGGGCCCGCACCGTCCAGACGCCCAAGGGCGACATCGCGGTGTTCCGCACCCGGGACGACGAGATCTTCGCCCTTCACAACCGCTGCCCCCACAAGGGCGGCCCGTTGAGCGAAGGCATCGTCAGCGGTCGTGTGGTGGTCTGCCCGCTGCATTCCTGGACCATCGACCTGGAAACCGGCGAGGCCACCGCCCCCGACGAGGGCTGCACCCGCCCGGTGGACTCCAGGGTGGCCGACGGCCAGGTCTGGCTGAAGCTCGAAATCGCGAAAAAGGTGGCCCATGGCTGACATGCCCGAGATCGTCCGCACCACCTGTCCCTATTGCGGCGTCGGCTGCGGCGTCATCGCCGCGCGCTTGGACGATTCCGCCGAATGGGTGGTCAAGGGCGATCCCGAGCATCCCGCCAATCTGGGCCGCCTGTGCGTCAAGGGCTCGGCCCTGGCCGAGACCATCGGCCTGGACGGTCGCCTGCTCCATCCCATGATCGGGGCGGACCGGGTGGCCTGGAAGCCCGCTCTCGATCTGGTGGCGGAGAAATTCTCCGCCGCCATCAGGGAACACGGCCCGGATTCCGTGGCCTTCTACGTCTCGGGCCAGTTGCTGACCGAGGATTACTACGCCGCCAACAAGCTGATGAAGGGCTTCATCGGCTCGGCCAACATCGACACCAATTCCCGCCTGTGCATGTCGTCCACCGTGGCCGGCCATGTGCGCGCCTTCGGATCCGACACCGTGCCCGGCTGCTACGAGGATCTGGACCTGGCCGATCTGGTGGTGCTGGTGGGCTCCAACGCCGCCTGGTGCCACCCCGTCATCTTCCAGCGCATCCTGGCCGCCAAGACCCGGCGGCCCGACATGCGCATCGTGGTGGTCGATCCGCGCCGCACCGCCACCGCCGAATGCGCCGATCTGCATCTGGCCATCCGCCCGGGCTCGGACGCCATTCTGTTCAATGCGCTGCTCGCCCACCTGAAGGGCGAGGAGACCGAACTGGACGTGGGCGTGCCCGTCGAGCAGATCGTCCAGTTCTTCTCGTGGTTCGCCGACACCGAGAAGACCGTCACCCTCTGGTCCCAGGGCATCAACCAGTCGTCGTCGGGCACCGACAAGGTTGACGCCATCATCAACTGCCACCTTTACACCGGGCGCATCGGCCGGCCCGGCATGGGGCCGTTCTCGCTCACCGGCCAGCCCAACGCCATGGGCGGGCGTGAGGTGGGAGGGCTGGCCAACATGCTGGCCGCCCATATGGGCTTCGACGAGGCCAACGTGGATCGGGTCGGCCGTTTCTGGAACGCGGCGCGCATGGCCACCCGGCCGGGCCTGAAGGCGGTGGATTTGTTCCGCGCCGTGTCCGAGGGCAGGATCAAGGCCCTGTGGGTGATGGCCACCAATCCGGCGGTGAGCCTGCCCGAGGCGGACCTTGTGCGCGCTGCCATGCAGGCCTGCCCCTTCGTGGTGGTCTCGGAATGCGAGGCCGACACCGATTCCACCCGGCTGGCCCATGTGCGCCTGCCAGCGCTGGCCTGGGGCGAGAAGGAAGGCACCGTCACCAATTCCGAGCGCCGCATCTCGCGCCAGCGTCCCTTCCTGCCCGCGCCGGGCGAGGCGCGGGGCGATTGGTGGATCATCGCCCAGGTGGCGCGGCGCATGGGCTTTGCCGATTCCTTCGCCTGGGCCGACACGGGCGCCATCTTCGACGAGTTCTGCCGCCTCACCGCCTTCGAGAACAACGGCGCCCGCGACCTGGACCTGTCGGGTCTGGTGGGGGCCGATTACGAGAGTATCGAGCCCATCCAGTGGCCGGTGAAGACCCCCGGCAAGGGCACGGCGCGCCTGTTCGCCGATGGCCGCTTCTACCACCCCGACGGCAAGGCCCGGATGCTCGGCATCACGCCGCGCCCGCCGGCGCGGGCCACAGACGAGGCCTTTCCCCTGATCCTCAATACGGGGCGCATGCGCGACCAGTGGCACACCATGACGCGGACGGGGCGCTCGCCCCGGCTGGCCGCCCACGCGCCCGAGCCGGTGCTGCTGGTCAATCCCAGGGACGCCGTCCGCTTCGGCCTCGCCGATGGCGGGCTGTCCAGGGTCTCGGGGGCGCGAGCCAGCGTGGTCCTGCGCGTCGCCCACGACAGCGGCCAGCGCTTGGGCGAAGTCTTCGCCCCCATCCACTGGAACGACCGCACCGCGTCGGGTGCGGTGGTGGGCAGCCTGATCGACGCCGCCACCGACCCCCATTCGGGCCAGCCGGAGCTGAAGCAGGCCCCGGTGATGGTCGAGCCCCTGGCCGCCGCCTGGCACGGGGTGCTGCTGTCGCGCAATTCCGTAGAGCTGCCCCGCTCGTTCTACTGGGCCAAGGCGGCGGGCCAGGCCCATTCCATCTGGCGGCTGGCCGGCGAAGGCGGCGAGGACTGGCCCGCCACCGCCAGGCAATGGCTGGGCGAGGATGGGGAATGGATCGAGTTCCTCGACCCCAATCGCGGTCATTACCGTGGTGCGCGACTGGTGGATGGCCGCCTGGATGCGGTGCTGTTCGTCTTTCCCTGGGCCACCGATTTCTCACCCGACTGGGTGGCCGCCGCCTTCGGCCGCGCCGCCATTGCCGGCGATGAACGGGCCACCCTGGTGGCCGGCGCGCCGCCCGGCGGCGACCGCGGCCGCGACAAGACGGTCTGCGCCTGCTTCAACGTCGGCCTGGCGGCCATCCGGGCTTCCATCCGCGACCACAGCCTGTCCAGCGTCGCGGAAATCGGCGCCATGCTGAAGGCCGGTACCAATTGCGGCTCGTGCATCCCGGAATTGCGGGCCATCCTGGCCGAGGCGGCGCCCAAGGTGGCTTAGCCCATAGCGTCATGGCCGGGCTCGACCCGGCCATCCACGTGGCGCCGCATGGATGCCCGGATCAAGTCCGGGCATGACGGAGCGGAGTGCGGCGCGTCACTTCTCGAAGACGGCCCAGCCCTTGTCGCCCTTGACGAAGCGGCCCGAGGCCTTTTCCGTCTTGGCACCCAGCGGGCCGTCCAGGGTCATCTCGAAATCGCAGGCGAAGCCGGGATTGCCCTTGGCCTCGGCGCAGGCCAGCTTCTTGAAGCCCTTGACCTTGGTGGACAGGTCCTTGCCGATCAGCTTGCCGACGCCGCCCAATTGCTCGTTCATGCCGCCGAAGGTCTGTTCGACGGCGGCCTTCATGTCGGCCTCGGAGGGCTCGCCGCTGCAGGCGGCCAGCAGGCCGCAGGCGAGGGAAACGGCGATCAACGGCTTCGCGGCGGTGAAACGGGACATGGGGCCTCCTCCATCCTTGCTCCCCAAGGGTATAGCCGGGGCGGATGCGCCGGGCAAGGTGGCGGCTGGTCGAGAGGGGCGTTTCATGCTATTGCCCCATCGCCCATTGTCCAAGCCGCCGGAGCCATGATTATTCGAGCGAAAGACAGCGCGTTGCTGGCCGGAGCGGTGATCCTGGCCGCCCTGGCGCATCTGTGGCTGGCCGGCGGCACCCTGCTGTCGGGGGACGAGGCCTATTACTGGCTGTGGTCGCGGGACCTGCAATTGTCCTATTACGACCATCCCGCCATGATGGCCTGGTGGATGGCCGCGACCACCGCCCTGTTCGGCGAATCGGAAGCCGCCATCCGCCTGCCCGCCGTATTGGCCGTGGCGGGCGTCACCGTGCTGGTCTTCGACATCGCCCGCCTGGCCTTTTCCGACATCCGCGCCGGCTGGTGGGCGGTCGTCCTGCTCAACGCCACCATCCTGTTCGCCGCCGCCGGGGTGATCGTCACCCCGGATTCGCCGCTGCTGGTGTTCTGGTCCCTGTCGCTGTGGGCCATGCTGCGCCTGCTGGACGAGGGGAGGGTGCGCTGGCTGTACGTGCTGGGGCTCTCGCTCGGCCTGGGCTTCACCTCCAAATACACCATGGTGCTGATCGCTCCGGGCATCCTGGCGGTCTTCGCCCTGTTCCCCGATGCCAGGCGCTGGTGGAAGAGCCCGCATTTCTGGGCGGCCATCATCCTGGCGCTGGCCTGCACCTTGCCGGTGCTGGTGTGGAACGCCCAGCACGACTGGGTGTCCATCAAGAAGCAGCTGTCCCATTCCTTCGATGTGCCGGTCAGTTCGCCACTGAAAAGCCTCTCCACGTTCCTCGGGACCCAACTGGGCACGGTGACGCCGCTGATCTTCGCCTTCATGCTGTGGGGCATGGGCTGGGCCCTGTGGGCCGGCTGGCGGCAGGGGCGGCCCGGCTGGTTCCTGCTGGGCGCCACCTCGGCGCCGCTGCTGGCCTTCTTCATCAGGCACAGCCTGGGCGGACTGGTGCAGCCCCATTGGCCCGGCCCCGCCTATCTGGGCGCCGCCATCGCCACCTCGGGCGCCTGGGTCACGCTGGGGCCCAACTGGCGCAAGAGCCTGCGCTGGGCCTGGATCGCGGCGGTGGCCCTGGGCGGCCTGATGGTTGCGGCCACCTACGTCCAGATGGCCACGGCGCGGCTGCCCATTCCCGTCAAATCCGACCCCATGAGCCGCCTGGGCGGCTGGGACGCCCTGACCCGGGCGGTCCAGGGCGAGTTGGCCAAGCGCCCCGATTCCTTCGTCTTCGCCAGCAAGCACGAAGTGGCCGGGCTGCTGACCTATTACCTGCCCGGGCACCCCATCGTCTTCCTGACCGGTTCGGCTGGCTTTCCGCGAATTCCTTCGTATGATGCGCAAGACGCCGCCACCCTGGCCGGGCGTGACGGGCTGTACGTGATCAAGGACAGCTTCTACGCGCTTCAGGATATAAGCCGGTCCTTCCGCAGCCTGACGCTGCTGACTACGGTGGAGAGGGCCTGGGGGGGCAAAGTGGTCGATCGGTATGAAATCTGGCTGGCCGAGGGCTATACCTCGGGCACCTTCGAGAACAAGTGAGGCGGTCGTGAACGTCGACAGGATGCGGCAGATCGATTTCTGGGCGGGGGTCCCGCTCACCTTCCTGATGACGCTTTACTGGCGCATCCGCTGCTTCTTCAGCCCGCCCGCGCCCAAGGCGGGCAAGAACATCCTGTTCATCGAACTGTCCGAGATGGGCAGCGCGGTCATCGCCGACGCGGCCCTGAAGCGGGCGCAGGCGCTGTTTCCCGATGCCCGAGTCTATTTCCTGATCTTCGCCAAGAACCGGCCCAGCCTGGACATCATGGGCACCATCGCGCGGGAAAACATGCTGACCATCCGCGCCGACAGCCTGTGGACGCTGGCGACGGACACGCTGGCCATGATCCGCACCATGCGTTCGCTGGACCTGATGGCCGCCATCGACATGGAGATGTTCTCGCGCTTCTCGGCGCTGCTGACCTTCCTGTCGGGCGCGCCCAAGCGGGTGGGGTTCCACCGCTTCCATACCGAGGGACTGTATCGCGGCGAGTTGCTGACCCACCGCGTTCCCTACAACCCCCACCAGCACGTGGCCAAGTGCTTCATGGCCCAGGTCCACGCCCTGACCGAGCCCGATGGCACCACGCCCCACGGCAAGGTCCATTTCACTGAAGCCGATATCCG harbors:
- the nirD gene encoding nitrite reductase small subunit NirD, which produces MQDWIKIGRVEDIPRLGARTVQTPKGDIAVFRTRDDEIFALHNRCPHKGGPLSEGIVSGRVVVCPLHSWTIDLETGEATAPDEGCTRPVDSRVADGQVWLKLEIAKKVAHG
- a CDS encoding glycosyltransferase family 9 protein, producing the protein MNVDRMRQIDFWAGVPLTFLMTLYWRIRCFFSPPAPKAGKNILFIELSEMGSAVIADAALKRAQALFPDARVYFLIFAKNRPSLDIMGTIARENMLTIRADSLWTLATDTLAMIRTMRSLDLMAAIDMEMFSRFSALLTFLSGAPKRVGFHRFHTEGLYRGELLTHRVPYNPHQHVAKCFMAQVHALTEPDGTTPHGKVHFTEADIRLAPVTPSAEVLDAFKARLFEAYPVLKTARRWVILNPNASELMPLRRWPYDRYKEVARRLLADHDDLAIIITGVASEKAEAETLVAAAGSDRICNLAGFTRMEDLIPLYALSAVMVTNDSGPAHFAAPVGLPTIVLFGPETPALYGALNDKAEFITARLACSPCVSAMNHRSTACTDPACMRAIPVEQVLDAVKRRLG
- a CDS encoding ArnT family glycosyltransferase, which gives rise to MIIRAKDSALLAGAVILAALAHLWLAGGTLLSGDEAYYWLWSRDLQLSYYDHPAMMAWWMAATTALFGESEAAIRLPAVLAVAGVTVLVFDIARLAFSDIRAGWWAVVLLNATILFAAAGVIVTPDSPLLVFWSLSLWAMLRLLDEGRVRWLYVLGLSLGLGFTSKYTMVLIAPGILAVFALFPDARRWWKSPHFWAAIILALACTLPVLVWNAQHDWVSIKKQLSHSFDVPVSSPLKSLSTFLGTQLGTVTPLIFAFMLWGMGWALWAGWRQGRPGWFLLGATSAPLLAFFIRHSLGGLVQPHWPGPAYLGAAIATSGAWVTLGPNWRKSLRWAWIAAVALGGLMVAATYVQMATARLPIPVKSDPMSRLGGWDALTRAVQGELAKRPDSFVFASKHEVAGLLTYYLPGHPIVFLTGSAGFPRIPSYDAQDAATLAGRDGLYVIKDSFYALQDISRSFRSLTLLTTVERAWGGKVVDRYEIWLAEGYTSGTFENK
- a CDS encoding nitrate reductase: MADMPEIVRTTCPYCGVGCGVIAARLDDSAEWVVKGDPEHPANLGRLCVKGSALAETIGLDGRLLHPMIGADRVAWKPALDLVAEKFSAAIREHGPDSVAFYVSGQLLTEDYYAANKLMKGFIGSANIDTNSRLCMSSTVAGHVRAFGSDTVPGCYEDLDLADLVVLVGSNAAWCHPVIFQRILAAKTRRPDMRIVVVDPRRTATAECADLHLAIRPGSDAILFNALLAHLKGEETELDVGVPVEQIVQFFSWFADTEKTVTLWSQGINQSSSGTDKVDAIINCHLYTGRIGRPGMGPFSLTGQPNAMGGREVGGLANMLAAHMGFDEANVDRVGRFWNAARMATRPGLKAVDLFRAVSEGRIKALWVMATNPAVSLPEADLVRAAMQACPFVVVSECEADTDSTRLAHVRLPALAWGEKEGTVTNSERRISRQRPFLPAPGEARGDWWIIAQVARRMGFADSFAWADTGAIFDEFCRLTAFENNGARDLDLSGLVGADYESIEPIQWPVKTPGKGTARLFADGRFYHPDGKARMLGITPRPPARATDEAFPLILNTGRMRDQWHTMTRTGRSPRLAAHAPEPVLLVNPRDAVRFGLADGGLSRVSGARASVVLRVAHDSGQRLGEVFAPIHWNDRTASGAVVGSLIDAATDPHSGQPELKQAPVMVEPLAAAWHGVLLSRNSVELPRSFYWAKAAGQAHSIWRLAGEGGEDWPATARQWLGEDGEWIEFLDPNRGHYRGARLVDGRLDAVLFVFPWATDFSPDWVAAAFGRAAIAGDERATLVAGAPPGGDRGRDKTVCACFNVGLAAIRASIRDHSLSSVAEIGAMLKAGTNCGSCIPELRAILAEAAPKVA